The following are encoded in a window of Mycobacterium decipiens genomic DNA:
- the dacB gene encoding D-alanyl-D-alanine carboxypeptidase/D-alanyl-D-alanine endopeptidase, which translates to MGPTRWRKSTHVFVGVAVLAFVAAVVAAAALFTTGGHGAGVRPTVPPPRPPTVKPGVVPVADTTATPSAAGVSAALEAAAADPNLGKLGGLISDAKTGHALWQRLDDVPLVPASTNKVLTAAAALLTLDRQARISTRVVAGGQNAQGPVVLVGAGDPTLSAAPPGQDTWYHGAARISDLVEQIRRSGVTPTAVQVDISAFSGPTMAPGWDPADVDNGDIAPIEAVMIDAGRIQPTTVNSRRSRTPALDAGRELAKALGLDPTAVTIASAPAGARQLAVVQSAPLIQRLSEMMNASDNVMAECIGREIAAAINRPESFSGAVDAVTSRLNTAHVDTAGAALVDSSGLSVDNRLTARTLDGTVQAAAGPDQPALRPLLDLLPIAGGSGTLGERFLDAASDLGPAGWLRAKTGSLTAINSLVGVLTDSSGRVLTFAFISNDAGPNGRNAMDALATKLWFCGCTT; encoded by the coding sequence ATGGGCCCCACGCGCTGGCGGAAATCCACGCACGTGTTCGTCGGAGTGGCTGTGCTGGCATTTGTCGCCGCCGTGGTCGCGGCCGCAGCGCTTTTCACCACCGGCGGTCACGGGGCCGGGGTGCGTCCCACGGTACCTCCGCCGCGACCGCCCACGGTCAAGCCGGGAGTCGTCCCGGTAGCGGACACCACCGCGACACCCAGCGCCGCGGGGGTGTCGGCGGCGTTGGAGGCGGCGGCGGCCGATCCCAATTTGGGCAAGCTCGGGGGGCTGATCAGTGACGCGAAGACCGGGCACGCACTCTGGCAGCGGCTGGACGACGTGCCTCTGGTGCCCGCCTCGACCAACAAGGTCCTGACCGCGGCCGCGGCGCTGCTGACATTGGACCGACAGGCCCGGATCAGCACGCGGGTGGTGGCCGGCGGCCAGAACGCCCAAGGTCCCGTCGTGCTGGTCGGTGCGGGTGATCCGACGCTGTCCGCCGCGCCACCGGGTCAGGACACCTGGTATCACGGCGCGGCGCGCATCAGTGACCTCGTCGAACAGATTCGTCGCAGCGGTGTGACGCCAACGGCGGTGCAGGTGGACATCTCGGCGTTCAGTGGTCCGACGATGGCGCCGGGCTGGGATCCGGCTGACGTCGACAACGGTGACATCGCCCCGATCGAGGCGGTGATGATCGATGCCGGGCGCATCCAGCCGACGACCGTCAACTCGAGACGGTCCCGCACCCCGGCGCTGGACGCCGGGCGGGAGCTGGCCAAGGCCCTTGGCCTGGATCCGACGGCGGTGACGATCGCATCGGCGCCGGCGGGCGCGCGGCAGCTGGCGGTGGTGCAGTCGGCGCCGTTGATCCAGCGGCTGTCGGAGATGATGAACGCCTCCGACAACGTGATGGCCGAGTGCATAGGCCGCGAGATAGCGGCCGCGATCAACCGCCCGGAGAGCTTTAGCGGCGCCGTCGACGCGGTGACCAGCCGATTGAACACCGCGCACGTCGACACCGCCGGCGCTGCGCTGGTGGATTCCAGTGGGTTGTCGGTCGACAACCGGTTGACGGCGAGGACACTCGACGGGACGGTGCAGGCCGCGGCGGGACCTGACCAGCCCGCGTTGCGGCCGTTGCTGGATCTGCTTCCGATCGCCGGCGGCAGCGGCACGCTGGGCGAACGTTTCCTCGACGCGGCCAGCGATTTGGGCCCGGCCGGGTGGTTGCGGGCCAAGACGGGCTCGCTGACCGCCATCAATTCGTTGGTCGGGGTGCTGACCGACAGCAGCGGGCGAGTGCTCACCTTCGCGTTCATCTCCAACGATGCCGGCCCGAACGGTCGAAACGCGATGGACGCCCTGGCCACCAAGTTGTGGTTCTGCGGGTGCACGACGTGA
- the ppa gene encoding inorganic diphosphatase, with protein MQFDVTIEIPKGQRNKYEVDHETGRVRLDRYLYTPMAYPTDYGFIEDTLGEDGDPLDALVLLPQPVFPGVLVEVRPVGMFRMVDEAGGDDKVLCVPAGDPRWDHIQDIGDVPAFELDAIKHFFVHYKDLEPGKFVKAADWADRAAAEAEVQRSVERFKAGAH; from the coding sequence GTGCAATTCGACGTGACCATCGAAATTCCGAAGGGCCAGCGCAACAAGTACGAGGTCGATCACGAGACGGGGCGGGTTCGCCTGGACCGGTACCTCTATACCCCGATGGCCTACCCAACCGACTACGGCTTCATTGAGGACACCCTCGGTGAGGATGGCGACCCGCTGGACGCGCTGGTGCTGCTACCGCAGCCGGTGTTCCCCGGGGTGCTGGTCGAGGTGCGGCCGGTGGGCATGTTCCGCATGGTCGACGAGGCCGGCGGCGACGACAAGGTGCTATGCGTCCCCGCCGGGGATCCCCGGTGGGACCACATCCAAGACATCGGCGACGTCCCGGCCTTTGAGCTGGATGCGATCAAGCATTTCTTCGTGCACTACAAGGACCTGGAACCGGGCAAGTTCGTCAAGGCGGCCGACTGGGCCGACCGCGCCGCAGCCGAGGCAGAGGTGCAGCGTTCGGTGGAGCGTTTCAAGGCCGGCGCACACTGA
- a CDS encoding DUF475 domain-containing protein: MSTFRIFGFSLLATVVALAVGYVHGGPTAVYLLAVLALLEVSLSFDNAIINAAILQRMSPFWQQMFLTIGILIAVFGMRLVFPLVIVWATAGLDPVRAMELALRPPAHGALEFPDGSPSYEKLITAAHPQIAAFGGMFLLMLFLDFVFHDRDIKWLKWIEIPFARIGRLGQVPVIVASVGLVLAGTQLTHSTDERGTVLTAGLLGLVTYLVVNGLSRAFRPSGIDESTAGTAVVKATGKAGFTLFLYLEVLDAAFSFDGVTGAFAITTDPIIIALGLGLVGAIFVRSITIYLVRQDALDRYVYLEHGAHWAIGALAVILLLSIDHRFAVPEWATASVGVVFIGAAFTESVWRNRRTVRSRQRSAPTS; this comes from the coding sequence ATGTCGACGTTCCGCATCTTCGGCTTCTCGCTGCTGGCGACGGTGGTGGCGTTGGCCGTCGGATATGTGCACGGCGGGCCGACCGCGGTTTACCTGTTGGCGGTGCTGGCGCTCCTCGAGGTGTCGCTGTCGTTCGACAACGCCATCATCAACGCCGCGATTTTGCAGCGCATGAGCCCGTTCTGGCAGCAGATGTTTCTGACCATCGGGATTCTCATCGCCGTGTTCGGGATGCGGTTGGTGTTTCCGTTAGTCATCGTCTGGGCCACCGCCGGTCTGGACCCCGTGCGCGCCATGGAGCTGGCGCTTCGTCCGCCGGCCCACGGCGCGCTGGAGTTTCCGGACGGTTCGCCCAGCTATGAAAAGCTGATCACCGCGGCCCATCCGCAGATTGCGGCGTTCGGCGGAATGTTCCTGCTGATGCTTTTCCTGGATTTCGTCTTTCACGACCGGGATATCAAGTGGCTGAAGTGGATTGAGATCCCGTTCGCCCGCATCGGCCGGCTCGGTCAAGTGCCGGTAATTGTGGCCAGCGTCGGCCTGGTCCTCGCCGGCACGCAATTGACGCACTCCACCGACGAGCGTGGCACGGTGTTGACCGCTGGTCTGTTGGGCCTGGTGACCTATCTCGTCGTCAACGGACTGAGCAGGGCGTTCCGGCCGTCCGGGATTGACGAATCGACGGCGGGTACGGCGGTGGTGAAAGCGACCGGAAAGGCCGGCTTCACGTTGTTCCTCTATCTCGAGGTGCTCGACGCCGCCTTCTCTTTCGACGGAGTCACCGGGGCCTTCGCGATCACTACGGATCCGATCATCATTGCGCTCGGCCTTGGTCTGGTGGGTGCGATATTTGTCCGGTCGATCACCATCTACCTGGTCCGACAGGACGCTTTGGACCGGTACGTGTACTTGGAGCACGGCGCGCACTGGGCGATCGGCGCGCTCGCGGTGATCTTGCTGTTGTCCATTGACCACCGGTTCGCCGTACCCGAGTGGGCTACCGCATCGGTGGGCGTGGTTTTCATCGGGGCGGCGTTCACCGAGAGTGTGTGGCGCAATCGACGAACAGTCAGGTCTCGCCAGAGAAGTGCGCCGACGTCATGA
- a CDS encoding glycosyltransferase family 2 protein, with product MVLKMNNDTHYPDVWIVIPALNEAAVIGEVVADLRSVFDHVVCVDDGSTDGTGEIARRAGAHLVRHPINLGQGAAIQTGIEYARKQPGAQVFATFDGDGQHRVKDLAAMIDRLCAGDVDVVIGTRFGQPLGKASAGRPPLLKRTVLQTAARLSRRGRRLGLTDTNNGLRVFNKTVADGLNITMSGMSHATEFVMLIAENHWRVAEEPVEVLYTEYSKSKGQPLLNGVNIIFDGFLRGRMRR from the coding sequence ATGGTCTTGAAAATGAACAACGACACACACTACCCGGACGTCTGGATCGTCATTCCCGCCCTGAACGAGGCCGCTGTGATAGGCGAGGTCGTCGCCGATCTGCGGTCCGTCTTCGACCACGTCGTCTGCGTGGACGACGGCAGCACCGACGGCACCGGCGAAATCGCCAGGCGAGCCGGGGCTCACCTGGTACGCCACCCGATCAACCTGGGCCAGGGTGCGGCCATCCAGACCGGCATCGAATACGCGCGAAAGCAGCCGGGTGCCCAGGTTTTCGCCACATTCGACGGCGACGGCCAGCACCGTGTCAAAGACCTGGCCGCAATGATCGACCGGCTCTGCGCGGGTGACGTCGACGTGGTGATCGGGACGCGATTCGGCCAGCCCCTGGGCAAAGCTTCGGCCGGCCGCCCCCCGTTGCTGAAGCGGACCGTGCTGCAGACCGCCGCACGGTTGAGCCGGCGGGGCCGCCGACTGGGCCTGACCGACACCAACAATGGCCTGCGAGTGTTCAACAAGACCGTGGCCGACGGACTGAACATCACCATGAGCGGCATGAGCCACGCCACCGAGTTCGTCATGTTGATCGCCGAAAACCATTGGCGCGTAGCGGAAGAACCGGTCGAGGTGCTCTACACCGAGTACTCGAAATCGAAGGGCCAACCGCTGCTCAACGGCGTCAACATCATTTTCGACGGGTTCCTGCGAGGGAGGATGCGACGGTGA
- a CDS encoding DUF2304 domain-containing protein: protein MNWIQVLLIGSIIALLVYLLRSRRSARSRAWVKVGYVFFVLAGIYAVLRPDDTTVVANWFGVRRGTDLMLYALVMAFSFTTLSTYMRFKDLELRYARLAREVALEGAQAPESR from the coding sequence GTGAACTGGATCCAGGTGCTGTTGATCGGGTCGATCATCGCGCTGCTGGTCTACCTGCTGCGGTCGCGCCGCAGCGCGCGCTCGCGCGCCTGGGTCAAGGTGGGCTATGTGTTTTTTGTTTTGGCCGGCATCTATGCCGTGCTGCGTCCGGACGACACCACGGTGGTCGCGAACTGGTTCGGGGTGCGCCGCGGCACCGACCTGATGCTCTACGCGCTGGTGATGGCGTTCAGCTTCACCACGCTGAGCACCTACATGCGGTTCAAGGACTTGGAGCTGCGCTACGCGCGGCTCGCGCGGGAAGTTGCGCTCGAAGGCGCACAGGCACCCGAATCGAGGTAG
- a CDS encoding phytanoyl-CoA dioxygenase family protein, which yields MTKDSSVERHVGEIDEFGYTVVEDVLDAGSVAAFLADTHRLERELPTVIANSTTVVKGLAWPGHEPVNRADHDWVRIDNLLLHGTRYEALPVHPRVLPVVEGVLGRDCLLSWCMTSNQLPGAVAQRLHCDDEMYPLPRPHQPLLCNALIALCDFTPDNGATQVVPGSHRWPEQPSPPYPEGKSIEIKAGDALIWNGSLWHTAAANRTDAPRPALTINYCVGFVRQQVNQQLSIPRELVRRFEPRLQELIGYGLYAGKMGRIDWRPPADYLDGDKHPFLEAVADRVAGSITL from the coding sequence ATGACAAAGGACTCATCGGTCGAACGTCACGTTGGCGAGATCGACGAGTTCGGCTACACCGTCGTCGAGGATGTCCTCGACGCTGGTTCGGTCGCTGCGTTCCTGGCGGACACGCATCGGCTGGAACGGGAGTTACCGACCGTCATCGCCAATTCCACAACGGTCGTCAAGGGCCTGGCGTGGCCCGGCCACGAGCCAGTCAACCGTGCCGACCACGACTGGGTGCGCATCGACAATTTGTTGTTGCACGGCACCCGCTACGAGGCGCTACCCGTGCACCCCAGGGTGCTGCCGGTCGTCGAGGGTGTGCTGGGCCGCGACTGCCTGTTGTCGTGGTGCATGACCAGCAACCAGCTGCCGGGGGCGGTCGCGCAGCGCTTGCACTGCGACGACGAGATGTATCCGTTGCCGCGGCCCCACCAACCGCTGCTGTGCAACGCGTTGATCGCGCTGTGTGATTTCACCCCCGACAACGGCGCCACCCAAGTGGTGCCCGGTTCGCATCGCTGGCCCGAACAACCGTCGCCACCGTACCCGGAGGGTAAGTCGATCGAGATCAAAGCGGGCGACGCGCTGATCTGGAACGGCAGCCTCTGGCACACCGCGGCGGCCAACCGCACCGATGCGCCAAGGCCGGCATTGACCATCAACTACTGCGTGGGATTCGTGCGCCAGCAGGTCAATCAGCAGCTCAGCATTCCGCGAGAGTTGGTGCGCCGCTTTGAACCTCGACTGCAAGAGTTGATCGGCTACGGGCTATACGCCGGAAAGATGGGCCGCATCGACTGGCGACCGCCGGCCGACTATCTCGACGGCGACAAGCATCCGTTCCTGGAGGCGGTTGCGGACCGCGTAGCGGGATCCATCACGCTCTAA
- a CDS encoding NAD-dependent epimerase/dehydratase family protein, with the protein MRALVTGAAGFIGSTLVDRLLADGHSVLGLDNFATGRATNLEHLADHPAHEFVEADIVTADLHAILAEYRPEVVFHLAAQIDVRRSVADSQFDAEVNVVGTVRLAEAARCTGVRKVLHTSSGGSIYGIPPEYPTPETAPTDPASPYAAGKVAGEIYLNTFRHLYGLDCSHIAPANVYGPRQDPHGEAGVVAIFAQALLSGKPTRVFGDGTNTRDYVFVDDVVDAFVRASGAAGGGQRFNIGTGMETSDRQLHSAVAAAVGGPDDPEFHPSRLGDLKRSCLDVTLAARVLGWRPQVELADGVRRTVEYFRHKHAG; encoded by the coding sequence GTGCGCGCACTGGTCACCGGCGCAGCCGGTTTCATCGGGTCGACACTGGTCGACCGGCTGCTGGCGGATGGTCATTCGGTGCTGGGGTTGGACAACTTCGCGACCGGCCGAGCGACCAACCTCGAGCATCTGGCCGACCACCCCGCACACGAGTTCGTCGAAGCCGACATCGTGACCGCCGATCTGCACGCCATCCTCGCTGAGTACCGGCCCGAGGTGGTGTTCCACCTGGCGGCTCAGATCGATGTCCGCCGTTCGGTGGCCGACTCGCAATTCGACGCCGAGGTCAACGTCGTCGGCACGGTGCGCCTGGCCGAAGCCGCGCGGTGCACCGGCGTCCGCAAGGTCCTGCACACCTCGTCGGGAGGATCGATCTACGGCATCCCGCCGGAGTACCCGACCCCCGAGACCGCACCCACCGACCCGGCCTCGCCGTATGCGGCGGGCAAAGTGGCCGGGGAGATCTATCTGAATACGTTTCGGCATCTCTATGGCCTGGACTGCTCGCACATCGCACCGGCAAACGTGTACGGCCCCCGCCAGGACCCCCACGGTGAAGCGGGCGTGGTGGCGATCTTCGCCCAGGCGCTGCTCTCAGGTAAGCCCACCAGGGTGTTCGGCGACGGCACCAACACTCGCGACTACGTGTTCGTCGACGACGTGGTCGACGCGTTTGTCAGGGCGTCCGGGGCGGCCGGCGGCGGGCAGCGCTTCAATATCGGCACCGGGATGGAAACCTCCGACCGACAACTGCATTCGGCGGTGGCAGCGGCCGTCGGCGGGCCCGACGATCCGGAGTTCCACCCGTCGCGGCTGGGCGATCTCAAGCGGTCCTGCCTGGACGTCACCCTGGCAGCACGCGTCCTGGGTTGGCGTCCACAAGTTGAGCTGGCCGACGGCGTGCGCCGCACGGTGGAGTACTTCCGCCACAAGCATGCCGGCTGA
- a CDS encoding DNA polymerase III subunit delta' — translation MSGVFARLVGQQAVEAALIAAAKAARGDSAHIAGGDGTMTHAWLITGPPGSGRSIAALCFAAALQCRSDSEPGCGRCRACTTTLAGTHADVRRVIPEGLSIGVDEMRAIVQIAARRPTTGHWQIVVIEDADRLTEGAANALLKVVEEPPASTVFLLCAPSVDPEDIAVTLRSRCRHVALVTPSTAAIAQVLVDSDGLAPDAANWAASVCGGHVGRARRLATDPDARQRREQALGLVRDAATPARAYAAAEALVAAAETEARELTAQRAEDEAEELRTALGAGGTGKGTGAALRGATGAIKDLERRQKSRQTRASRDALDRALIDLATYFRDALVVSANAGGVRANHPDMADRVAALATHAAPERLLRCIEAVLACREALAVNVKPKFAVDAMVATVGQELR, via the coding sequence ATGTCTGGGGTATTTGCGCGCCTGGTAGGCCAGCAAGCGGTGGAAGCCGCATTGATCGCCGCGGCCAAGGCGGCGCGGGGTGATTCGGCTCACATCGCGGGTGGCGATGGGACTATGACACACGCATGGTTGATCACGGGTCCGCCGGGTTCTGGGCGCTCGATCGCCGCATTGTGCTTCGCGGCGGCCTTGCAATGCAGGTCGGACTCCGAGCCCGGATGTGGACGCTGCCGAGCGTGTACGACCACGCTGGCGGGCACGCACGCCGACGTGCGCCGGGTGATCCCCGAAGGCCTATCGATCGGTGTGGACGAGATGCGGGCCATCGTGCAAATCGCCGCACGCCGGCCAACTACCGGGCACTGGCAGATCGTGGTGATCGAGGATGCGGATCGGTTGACCGAAGGCGCCGCGAACGCGCTGCTGAAGGTGGTCGAGGAGCCGCCGGCGTCAACGGTGTTCCTGCTGTGCGCGCCGTCAGTGGACCCCGAGGACATCGCGGTCACGTTGCGATCCCGGTGCAGGCATGTGGCGCTGGTGACGCCGTCGACCGCGGCGATTGCCCAGGTGCTGGTGGACAGCGACGGGCTAGCGCCCGATGCGGCGAACTGGGCGGCGTCCGTCTGCGGCGGTCATGTCGGACGGGCACGCCGGTTGGCCACCGATCCGGACGCGCGGCAACGGCGCGAACAGGCGCTGGGCCTGGTGCGTGACGCGGCCACACCCGCCCGGGCGTATGCCGCCGCCGAGGCGTTGGTGGCCGCCGCCGAGACCGAGGCCCGGGAGCTGACGGCGCAGCGCGCCGAGGACGAGGCCGAAGAGCTGCGCACGGCCCTCGGCGCCGGTGGCACCGGGAAGGGCACCGGTGCGGCCTTGCGCGGCGCCACCGGTGCGATAAAGGACCTTGAACGCCGGCAGAAATCCCGTCAGACCCGGGCCTCGCGCGATGCGCTGGACCGGGCACTGATCGACCTGGCGACCTACTTCCGGGATGCGCTGGTGGTCTCGGCGAATGCCGGTGGGGTGCGGGCCAACCACCCGGATATGGCCGACCGGGTCGCGGCGCTGGCCACTCATGCCGCGCCTGAGCGGCTGCTGCGCTGCATCGAGGCGGTGCTGGCGTGCCGGGAAGCGCTGGCGGTCAACGTCAAACCCAAGTTCGCCGTCGACGCCATGGTCGCCACCGTCGGCCAGGAATTGCGCTAG
- a CDS encoding adenylate/guanylate cyclase domain-containing protein — translation MVRRRAEALVSFRRVPAARYGGLVATTAALPRRIDAFVRWVVRTPWPLFSLSMLQSDIIGALFVLGFLRYGLPPQDRVELEDLPPVNLTIFISSVIILFLAGFVVNLKLLMPVFRWQRRDNLLAAADPTATELARSRALRMPFYRTLNSLASWTIGGVVFIVATWSVARHAAPVVAVATALGATATAIIGYLQSERILRPVAVAALRGGVPENVKAPGVILRLMLTWVPSTCVPLLAIVLAVVADKIALLHATPETMFNPILMMALAALGIGSVSILLVAMSIADPLRQLRWALSEVQRGNYNAHMQIYDASELGLLQAGFNDMVRDLSERQRLRDLFGRYVGEDVARRAIERGTELGGQERDVAVLFVDLVGSTQLAATRPPAEVVQLLNEFFRVVVDTVGRHGGFVNKFQGDAALAIFGAPIEHPDGAGAALSAARELHDELIPVLGSAEFGIGVSAGRAIAGHIGAQARFEYTVIGDPVNEAARLTELAKLEEGHVLASAIAVSGALDAEALCWDVGEVVELRGRAAPTQLARPLNLAAPDEVSRESKQISSEVRG, via the coding sequence ATCGTCAGACGACGTGCCGAGGCTCTCGTAAGTTTCCGGCGAGTCCCCGCAGCCCGATACGGTGGGCTGGTGGCAACCACGGCGGCACTACCCAGACGGATCGATGCATTCGTCCGGTGGGTGGTGCGCACCCCGTGGCCGCTGTTCTCGCTGAGCATGCTGCAGTCCGACATCATCGGCGCACTGTTCGTGCTCGGCTTCCTGCGCTACGGCCTGCCCCCCCAGGACCGCGTCGAGCTTGAGGATCTGCCACCGGTCAACCTGACGATCTTCATCAGCTCGGTGATCATCTTGTTCCTCGCCGGATTCGTGGTGAACCTGAAGCTGCTGATGCCGGTCTTCCGCTGGCAACGCCGCGACAACCTGCTCGCCGCGGCCGATCCGACCGCCACCGAACTGGCCCGCAGCCGTGCGTTGCGCATGCCGTTCTACCGCACACTGAACAGCCTGGCGTCCTGGACCATCGGCGGCGTGGTGTTCATCGTCGCTACCTGGTCGGTGGCCAGGCATGCGGCGCCGGTCGTGGCGGTCGCCACCGCATTGGGCGCCACCGCCACCGCCATCATCGGCTATCTGCAGTCCGAGCGAATACTGCGACCGGTGGCCGTTGCGGCGCTGCGCGGGGGTGTGCCGGAGAACGTCAAAGCCCCCGGCGTCATATTGCGACTCATGCTGACCTGGGTTCCGTCCACCTGTGTGCCGCTCCTGGCGATCGTGCTCGCCGTCGTGGCGGACAAGATCGCCCTGCTGCATGCCACACCGGAGACGATGTTTAATCCCATCCTGATGATGGCGTTGGCGGCGTTGGGCATCGGATCGGTCAGCATCCTGTTGGTCGCCATGTCGATCGCCGACCCGTTGCGCCAGCTGCGCTGGGCGCTAAGCGAGGTGCAGCGCGGCAACTACAACGCCCACATGCAGATCTATGACGCCAGCGAACTGGGCCTGCTGCAAGCCGGCTTCAACGACATGGTGCGCGATCTGTCCGAGCGGCAGCGGCTGCGTGACCTGTTCGGCCGCTACGTCGGCGAAGATGTGGCCCGAAGGGCCATAGAACGCGGCACCGAGTTGGGCGGTCAGGAACGCGACGTGGCGGTGCTGTTCGTGGATCTGGTCGGCTCCACGCAGCTGGCTGCGACACGACCGCCCGCCGAGGTCGTCCAGCTGCTCAACGAGTTCTTCCGGGTGGTGGTCGACACCGTCGGCCGGCACGGTGGATTCGTCAACAAATTCCAGGGCGACGCGGCGCTGGCGATCTTCGGTGCACCCATCGAACACCCCGATGGCGCCGGTGCCGCGCTATCGGCCGCACGTGAGCTGCACGACGAACTCATCCCGGTGCTGGGTTCCGCGGAGTTCGGCATCGGCGTGTCGGCCGGGCGGGCCATTGCCGGCCACATCGGCGCTCAAGCCCGCTTCGAGTACACGGTCATCGGCGACCCAGTCAACGAGGCCGCGCGGCTCACCGAGCTGGCCAAACTCGAGGAAGGCCATGTGCTGGCGTCGGCGATCGCGGTCAGCGGCGCCCTTGACGCCGAAGCGTTGTGCTGGGACGTCGGCGAGGTGGTTGAGCTACGTGGCCGCGCGGCACCCACGCAGCTGGCCCGACCGCTGAATCTGGCTGCACCCGACGAGGTTTCCCGCGAATCCAAGCAGATCTCGAGCGAAGTGCGCGGCTAA